The Streptococcus mitis region CATAAAGATTAAGTGGCTCACTTTCAGCTTCTTCTCTTTTTGAACGGTTATAAACACGAATCAGGTTCCCTATTTCTTGTGATTTATGGGATTCCTTATTTTCCAATCTAAAGTACATCTAAACCTCCTTAAATACTGTTACAGCTTGATTATAGTCTTATTTCAATAGACTGTCAAACTAGCAAAAACTCACCAACCTGAGTTGATGAGTCCTTAATCTATTTTCTAAATTTCCACTGGCTATAAATACCGAAACCGATAATCCAGATAGCTGATCCAATTGCTCCCACAAATGTAGACTCTTGTAAAAAGAGGGTTACAAAGACAAAGGCAAAGAAGAGCATGGTTAAAGGATTTAGGAAACGATAATGGGGCATGAGATAGCCATCCGCCATAAAGTCTGGTGACTTGCGGTATTTAAGGTGAGCCACCATAATCAAGATATAAATGGCGATATAGACACCTGATGATGATGCCGTAATCAAGGCAAAAGCATCGGAAACTCCTGGCAAGACGTTGATAAAGGCTGCTAGAGCAATCAAGATTGCTGAAGCGATGATGGCATTTTGTGGCACATTGTGGCGAGAAAGAGTATCTGCCTTGATAGCCTTTAAGAATGGATTTGGCGAATCATGAGCAATCTGGTACAAATGGCGCCCTGTTGAATAAAGGGTTGAGTTAAGAGCAGATGCTGCTGAGGTCAAAACGACGAAGTTAATCAAGGCTGCCGCCCACTTGACACCGGCCAATTCAAATACTGTAACAAAAGGTGAATCAGCAGAAGCCAGTTCACGCCAAGGAATGATAGCCATAATGGCTAAGAGGGCACCACCGTAGAAAAAGGCGATACGCAAAGGAATTTCCTTAACGGCTTTTGGCAAGACCTGACGTGGATTTTTGGTTTCAGAAGTTGTGACCCCGATAAACTCAATCATAAGGTAGGCAAAGAACACCATCTGGAAGGCCATGACAAAGTTTACTCCACCATTTGGGAAGAGGGAGAAATTGTCAACAATATTGGCCAAACTTGCTACTCCATGAGGTGTCTTAAAGCCTGTCAAGACCATAAAGACCCCT contains the following coding sequences:
- a CDS encoding amino acid permease, translating into MSSKKKKNKMERGLTNRHVQVMAIAGTIGTGLFLGAGRSISLTGPSIVLIYMITGAFMFLMMRAVGEMLYQDPEQHTFINFITRHLGKGWGYFSVWSYWLSVVFIGMAEITAIAHYVQFWFPTWPSWMIEIGFLTILALVNLIAVKLFGEVEFWFAMVKIVAILAMIATGVFMVLTGFKTPHGVASLANIVDNFSLFPNGGVNFVMAFQMVFFAYLMIEFIGVTTSETKNPRQVLPKAVKEIPLRIAFFYGGALLAIMAIIPWRELASADSPFVTVFELAGVKWAAALINFVVLTSAASALNSTLYSTGRHLYQIAHDSPNPFLKAIKADTLSRHNVPQNAIIASAILIALAAFINVLPGVSDAFALITASSSGVYIAIYILIMVAHLKYRKSPDFMADGYLMPHYRFLNPLTMLFFAFVFVTLFLQESTFVGAIGSAIWIIGFGIYSQWKFRK